TCAAGAACATTATTACCGATCGCCGCGATCGCATCTAATGTTCTCAGAGCTTTATCAAAAGATGGTGTCGTTAGCAGATTACTAACCATATATCTTACCTAAAGTATGTCGAATGTATTTATTTTTACTAAGTTTGTTAGTGGCTGTTATGCCACAAGTGAGTCATAAATAGCTTCTAGTTTGAGAGTTTGTTTATGTAAATCAAATTTCTCACAAACAAGCTTGCGACCTTGCCGTCCCATTTTGGTTCCTAAATCAGGATTGGATAAGATGATGTCAAGTTTATCTGCTAGAGCCATGTAATCTCTTTCAGAAACTAGAAAGCCAGTTTCTCCATCAATAATTGCTTCAGGAATGCCACTATGTTTAGTCGAAACAACCGGAATACCGCAAGCAGAAGCTTCATTAAGTACAATGGGTAAACCTTCACAATCTCCATTTGGAGCAGTTTGGCTAGCAAGGGCAAAGATTTCAGCACCACGCATTAAGTTTAAAACCTTTTCATGCGTTTGAGCGCCCAGGAAACGTATGCGTTGCTCAAGACCAAGCGCTTTTGCTAATGCGTGCAATTCTTCAGTTAAAGCGCCTGTTCCTACTTGAATAAGGTTAACATCCGAGTGTTTACGTGCAACTTGCGCAAAGGCGCGCAGCAACGTGTCGATACCTTTTTTGTGGGTATGTCTGCCTACACAGAGAATGTAGCGCTCTGCTGCTTTTTTTCCAGGGGAAAATTTAGTGGTATCTACTCCAATATAGTGCTGAATAATTTTCTCCTCTGGATATTTTTTTTCTAAAAGTTTATCTTGAATAAACTGAGAAACAGCAATGAAGGCTGCAGCTTTTCTTTTGAGTTCTTCTTCATGAAAAATCAGTTGATAGTACAAGAATTTACCTTTGCGCCACAAAGCTTTACGAGAGATAGTAATGTCGTAGCCATGAAAGGTTACTAAAAACGGTATTTTTAGTTTTTCGGCTAAAGCCATTGCATATACGCCATCTGGACCAAAATGAGCATGAATTAAGTCAATTACTTCCGAATTGAAAAGTTTTTTAAAAAGATGAGGAGAGCGCGTTAAAAGAAATAGGTTTTGTTTAAATCCCAAAAAATCACTTTGACTCAAAGCAATATTGTGAAAGGGAATTTCTGTTAGAAGAGTATTAGCGATAAATGTTGGTTGATATCGCGATAGGTTTTGTGTTTGTTCCTTGATAAAAGCTTCGGATTTAAGCGGAAAAACTCTTCGGTAAATGCCAATATTTCTCATGGCAGTATATATAGGAATCGGAGGTCAGGGATAAGAGAAGAAAGGATTGATTGAGAAGCAAGTATGAAAGGTTAATAGAGTAACGCTTCTTTGCGCTTAATATTCAATATGATGATTGCTTGATTGAGAAGACCATTCTTGTTTATTTGCGATCTTCTA
The DNA window shown above is from Chroococcidiopsis sp. TS-821 and carries:
- a CDS encoding glycosyltransferase; translated protein: MRNIGIYRRVFPLKSEAFIKEQTQNLSRYQPTFIANTLLTEIPFHNIALSQSDFLGFKQNLFLLTRSPHLFKKLFNSEVIDLIHAHFGPDGVYAMALAEKLKIPFLVTFHGYDITISRKALWRKGKFLYYQLIFHEEELKRKAAAFIAVSQFIQDKLLEKKYPEEKIIQHYIGVDTTKFSPGKKAAERYILCVGRHTHKKGIDTLLRAFAQVARKHSDVNLIQVGTGALTEELHALAKALGLEQRIRFLGAQTHEKVLNLMRGAEIFALASQTAPNGDCEGLPIVLNEASACGIPVVSTKHSGIPEAIIDGETGFLVSERDYMALADKLDIILSNPDLGTKMGRQGRKLVCEKFDLHKQTLKLEAIYDSLVA